A genomic stretch from Bradyrhizobium sp. 195 includes:
- a CDS encoding LysR family transcriptional regulator yields MLDLELLRSFVSVVEAGGFTRAGERVHRTQSTVSQQIKRLEEDVGQVLLHRDGKNVRPTEAGERLLSYARRLLSLAEEARDVLRQPDGEGAIRLGIPEDFAAYRLTKLLGAFSRSHPGLRLDVRADQSKHLARDLERGELDLALFKRAAGENGAIAVWPERVHWVTSKSHPVDVHAASVPLIGFPTGCLYRAGAIHALESVGRAWHMAYSSSSLSGIQAAVAAGMGLSILSEMSIQSDHRVLTAKEGFAPINKTEVALMASPDASPATLRLADRLAEFCDAVQAKAA; encoded by the coding sequence ATGCTCGATCTCGAGCTGCTGCGCAGCTTCGTCTCGGTGGTCGAGGCCGGTGGCTTCACCCGCGCCGGCGAGCGCGTCCACCGCACGCAGTCGACCGTGAGCCAGCAGATCAAGCGGCTGGAGGAAGACGTCGGCCAGGTGCTGCTGCATCGCGACGGCAAGAACGTGCGCCCGACCGAGGCCGGCGAGCGGCTGCTGTCCTATGCGCGGCGGCTACTCTCGCTGGCTGAGGAGGCGCGCGACGTGCTGCGCCAGCCTGACGGCGAAGGCGCGATCCGGCTCGGCATCCCCGAGGATTTCGCGGCGTACCGGCTGACCAAATTGTTGGGCGCGTTCTCGCGCTCGCATCCGGGCCTGCGGCTCGACGTGCGCGCCGACCAGAGCAAGCACCTCGCGCGCGATCTCGAGCGCGGCGAGCTCGATCTTGCGCTGTTCAAGCGCGCAGCCGGCGAGAACGGCGCCATCGCGGTGTGGCCGGAGCGGGTGCACTGGGTCACCAGCAAGAGCCATCCGGTCGACGTTCACGCCGCGTCCGTGCCGCTGATCGGTTTTCCGACCGGCTGCCTCTACCGGGCCGGCGCCATCCACGCGCTGGAAAGCGTCGGCCGTGCCTGGCACATGGCCTATTCCTCATCGAGCCTTTCCGGCATCCAGGCCGCGGTCGCCGCCGGCATGGGCTTGAGCATCCTGTCGGAGATGTCGATCCAGTCCGACCACCGCGTGCTGACGGCGAAGGAAGGTTTTGCGCCGATCAACAAGACCGAGGTCGCACTGATGGCTTCGCCGGATGCGAGCCCGGCAACGCTGCGGCTTGCGGATCGTCTCGCCGAGTTTTGCGATGCGGTGCAGGCCAAGGCGGCTTGA
- a CDS encoding MBL fold metallo-hydrolase: protein MPISITLIGGPTALIEIDGFRLITDPTFDAPGAYQLPHVKLEKTIGPALRPDAIGPVDAVLLSHDQHSDNLDNSGREFLKHAKRVLTTEAGAKRLGGHAEGLAPWATAHIKDRDGNSLTITATPARYGPAGIEPLSGDVIGFVVSSNRKDTSAVYVSGDTTWFDGVAEVARRFKCGVVLPFAGAAQTRGPFHLTMDTNDTIETARAFPDAMIVPVHTEGWAHFRQNSEDLRKTFDVLGFGTRLRLLEPGVPTVIEAP from the coding sequence ATGCCCATTTCCATCACCCTGATCGGTGGCCCGACTGCGCTGATCGAGATCGACGGCTTCCGCCTAATCACCGATCCGACCTTCGATGCGCCCGGCGCCTATCAGCTGCCGCATGTGAAGCTGGAGAAGACCATCGGCCCCGCGTTGAGGCCCGATGCGATCGGTCCGGTCGATGCCGTGCTGCTCAGCCACGACCAGCATTCGGACAATCTCGACAATTCGGGGCGCGAATTCCTGAAGCATGCCAAACGCGTGCTGACCACCGAAGCCGGTGCCAAACGTCTCGGCGGTCATGCCGAGGGTCTTGCGCCCTGGGCCACCGCCCACATCAAGGACCGCGACGGCAATTCGCTGACCATCACCGCGACGCCGGCGCGTTACGGCCCGGCCGGCATCGAGCCGCTGTCGGGCGATGTGATCGGCTTCGTGGTGTCCTCGAACCGCAAGGACACCAGCGCGGTCTATGTCAGCGGTGATACCACCTGGTTCGACGGCGTCGCCGAAGTCGCGCGCCGCTTCAAATGCGGCGTGGTGCTGCCCTTCGCCGGCGCCGCGCAGACGCGCGGGCCATTCCATCTCACCATGGACACCAACGACACCATCGAGACGGCGCGGGCCTTTCCGGATGCGATGATCGTGCCGGTGCACACCGAAGGCTGGGCGCATTTCCGTCAGAACAGCGAGGATCTGCGCAAGACGTTCGACGTGCTGGGCTTCGGCACGCGGCTGCGGCTGCTGGAGCCGGGCGTGCCGACGGTGATCGAGGCGCCGTAG
- a CDS encoding TIGR02186 family protein: protein MMRAALALLLVLLLGSAARAERLIVSVSNHRVTVTPNYSGEELVLFGSVEKDATTPADRTAYDLVVTVMGPRADMMTRRKERTFGIWINTDYRQFLQVPSYLALFANRPFDAITSPEIARRQQIGLNNVLLMQRVGGDYADVVPNDVFRSAFIRLRTQRGLYREDPSAVTFLTPTLFRTGIPLPAEVPIGTYEVEIKLFANGAFIGKTETAFEIVKVGFEQFVATTARQNGLIYGLVTAAMALMTGWMASIVFRKD, encoded by the coding sequence ATGATGCGCGCAGCTCTCGCACTCCTGCTCGTCCTGCTGCTCGGCTCGGCCGCGCGCGCCGAGCGGCTGATCGTCTCGGTCTCCAACCACCGCGTCACGGTGACACCGAACTATTCCGGTGAGGAGCTGGTGCTGTTCGGCTCGGTCGAGAAGGATGCGACGACGCCCGCTGATCGCACGGCCTATGATCTCGTGGTCACCGTGATGGGCCCGCGCGCCGACATGATGACGCGGCGCAAGGAACGCACCTTCGGGATCTGGATCAACACCGACTACCGGCAGTTCCTGCAGGTGCCGAGCTATCTGGCGCTGTTCGCCAACCGCCCCTTCGACGCCATCACCTCGCCCGAGATCGCGCGGCGGCAGCAGATCGGACTGAACAACGTGCTGCTGATGCAGCGGGTCGGCGGCGATTATGCCGACGTGGTGCCGAACGATGTGTTCCGGTCCGCCTTCATCCGCCTGCGCACCCAGCGCGGGCTCTATCGCGAGGATCCGAGCGCGGTGACGTTCCTGACGCCGACCCTGTTCCGCACCGGCATTCCATTGCCGGCGGAGGTGCCGATCGGCACCTATGAGGTCGAGATCAAGCTGTTTGCGAATGGCGCGTTCATCGGCAAGACCGAGACCGCGTTCGAGATCGTCAAGGTGGGCTTCGAGCAGTTCGTCGCCACCACCGCCAGGCAGAACGGGCTGATCTACGGCCTCGTCACCGCGGCAATGGCGCTGATGACGGGCTGGATGGCGTCGATCGTGTTCCGGAAGGATTAG
- a CDS encoding DMT family transporter: protein MSLAPSISVPGLRFNTLPLAIGLFCLLWSYAFVAGKIGVTHCPPLILLAARFSLAGILILGATLIRGEAWSLSWRDAAIFAVLGIANNALYLGLGYTGLQSVSAGLGGLIVSANPVFTAALAALLLGEGMTWRKAGGLLLGVIGVTAIVWHRLSVGTDSLHGIVFTLASLASLVAGTILFKLLAPKGSLWIGNGVQNLAAGIVLTPVALTFADIHAIDVTPGLIGAFAFLVLGGSILAYWLWFHLLKVCGATAASAYHFLMPPLGMLFAYLVLGEHVEARDLLGIIPVALGIYLVTRPAKPVS from the coding sequence ATGTCGCTCGCCCCCTCGATTTCGGTTCCCGGCCTCCGCTTCAACACGCTGCCGCTTGCCATCGGCCTGTTTTGCCTGCTCTGGAGCTATGCCTTCGTCGCCGGCAAGATCGGCGTCACCCATTGCCCGCCGCTGATCCTGCTCGCCGCGCGGTTCTCGCTCGCCGGCATTTTGATCCTGGGCGCCACGCTGATCCGCGGCGAGGCTTGGTCGCTATCCTGGCGCGATGCCGCGATCTTTGCCGTGCTCGGTATCGCCAACAACGCGCTCTATCTGGGCCTCGGCTACACCGGCCTGCAATCCGTCTCCGCCGGCCTCGGCGGCCTGATCGTATCGGCCAATCCGGTGTTCACCGCCGCGCTAGCGGCCCTGCTGCTCGGCGAAGGCATGACCTGGCGCAAGGCCGGCGGCCTCCTGCTCGGCGTCATCGGCGTGACCGCGATCGTCTGGCATCGCCTGTCGGTGGGCACGGATTCCCTGCACGGCATCGTGTTCACGCTGGCTTCGCTGGCCTCGCTCGTCGCCGGCACCATCCTGTTCAAGCTGCTCGCACCGAAGGGGAGCCTGTGGATCGGCAACGGCGTGCAGAATCTCGCGGCCGGCATCGTGCTGACGCCGGTCGCGCTCACCTTCGCCGACATCCACGCGATCGATGTCACGCCGGGCCTGATCGGCGCCTTCGCCTTCCTCGTGCTGGGCGGCTCGATCCTGGCCTACTGGCTCTGGTTCCATCTCCTGAAAGTGTGCGGCGCCACCGCCGCCAGCGCCTATCATTTCCTGATGCCGCCGCTCGGCATGCTGTTCGCGTATCTCGTCCTTGGCGAGCATGTCGAGGCCCGCGACCTCCTCGGCATCATCCCGGTCGCGCTCGGCATCTACCTGGTGACGCGCCCCGCAAAGCCCGTCTCGTAG
- a CDS encoding tetratricopeptide repeat protein, whose product MNSRVSWSVEGIDPSVRERAEAAARRAGMSLNDWLNSTLGETAPPNFRAPYDQRQQAPHAPSQAPSQESREVADIHQRLDAITQQIERISKPAQRPDASRQDSSRSDASREQGVARQLNDAISRLDARLSQISKPQQPQAPRPAPSPAPSPVETRQRQADMVERAAAQVYRNAPPLSPASFDVAVAEITARQSELDGFTPRQMPPRAAPSIAPNAAPFAPPMTPMAAPPAPAYGPPPPQAGPDFSSLERHLLKITSQIESLQRPDNTEQAINAFRSELAEIRTAITEAMPRRAIESIENEIRSLHRRIDETRSNGTDGQVLSGIEHALSDIKQVLRTLTPAEQLTGYDEAIRNLGAKLDLILRANDDPSTVHQLESAISALRGIVSNVASNEALARLSEDVQLLSSKVDQVTRASGQGDSFAVLEQRIAALTAALETRERPQPSESTEHLESAIRALSDRFDRMQVGNDSASTFAHLEQRVSYLLERIEAASDPRNGNLSRVEDGLHDILRHLERQQATYSALAESRSSAPPADSGMVDLVKRELSDIRFSQAETNRSTQDSLDAVHSALGHVVDRLSMIEGDLRAVRTAPPAAAPQPMPMPMAAPIDASMEPAPVAREPRPQAQQPKYDPKPELPNPAAQQQAQAAFAAAPREFHAAAPAAPPPVPAPMAAQVAPPLPPRAISEILEPHTAPARAALAPELPPDHPLEPGTRPGGRAATPSERIAASESAISGIPAAAKEPVSSSSFIAAARRAAQAAATQPEKPARGAKAGADRTKDKGKDGGSTITSKIRSLLVGASVVVIVLGTFKMAMNLLEGSSAPPAPQAMENTSSQPAPQAPPPVIENKPATPEQVTPSMTSPTPIGRQSQNNSAPAAPAANSASVEIPTAPATTAPAPATNSDVTGALSGTSRVKLGLIQVPPSEKLPDGIGGPGLRTAAMKGDATAAYEIGLRFAEGKGVATNYDEAAKWYDRAAQAGVVPATFRLGTLYEKGLGVKKDADIARRYYTQAAERGNAKAMHNLAVLDADGGGRGANYKSAAQWFRKAADRGVADSQFNLGILYARGIGVEQNLAESYKWFSLAAAQGDADASGKRDDVAKRLDPQSLAAAKLAIQTFSAEPQPDDAVNVPAPNGGWDSAPQANAKPAPKAVATKRSASAAH is encoded by the coding sequence ATGAATTCGCGCGTATCGTGGAGTGTTGAGGGCATCGACCCATCCGTCCGGGAGCGGGCCGAAGCTGCTGCGCGCAGAGCCGGCATGTCACTCAACGATTGGCTGAACTCCACGCTCGGTGAAACTGCGCCACCGAACTTTCGCGCACCTTACGACCAGCGTCAGCAAGCGCCCCACGCTCCGAGCCAGGCACCGAGTCAGGAGAGCCGCGAAGTCGCTGACATCCATCAGCGGCTCGACGCGATCACCCAGCAGATCGAACGGATCTCGAAGCCCGCGCAGCGCCCAGACGCTTCGCGACAGGATTCGTCACGGTCAGATGCCTCGCGCGAGCAGGGCGTCGCGCGCCAGCTCAACGATGCGATCTCGCGGCTCGACGCGCGACTGTCGCAGATCTCGAAGCCGCAGCAGCCTCAGGCGCCGCGGCCGGCACCCTCACCTGCACCGTCTCCGGTCGAGACGCGACAGCGCCAGGCCGATATGGTCGAGCGCGCGGCAGCGCAGGTCTATCGCAACGCCCCTCCCCTGAGCCCCGCTTCGTTCGACGTCGCCGTCGCCGAAATCACCGCGCGGCAGAGCGAGCTCGACGGCTTTACGCCGCGGCAGATGCCGCCGCGTGCCGCGCCCTCCATTGCGCCCAATGCGGCTCCCTTCGCGCCCCCCATGACACCAATGGCGGCGCCGCCCGCGCCTGCCTATGGTCCGCCGCCACCACAAGCAGGGCCTGATTTCTCATCGCTCGAGCGCCATCTGCTCAAGATCACGAGCCAGATCGAGTCGCTCCAGCGCCCTGACAATACCGAGCAGGCGATCAACGCCTTCCGCAGCGAGCTTGCCGAGATCCGCACCGCCATCACCGAAGCGATGCCGCGCCGCGCGATCGAATCGATCGAGAACGAGATCCGCTCGCTGCATCGGCGCATCGACGAGACGCGCTCCAACGGCACCGACGGCCAGGTGCTGTCGGGCATCGAGCACGCGCTGTCCGACATCAAGCAGGTGCTGCGCACGCTGACGCCGGCCGAGCAGCTCACCGGCTATGACGAGGCGATCCGCAATCTCGGCGCCAAGCTCGATCTGATCCTGCGCGCCAATGACGATCCCTCGACGGTGCATCAGCTCGAAAGCGCGATCTCGGCGCTGCGCGGCATCGTCTCCAACGTCGCGTCCAACGAAGCCCTGGCACGCCTGTCCGAAGACGTGCAGCTGCTGTCGTCCAAGGTCGACCAGGTCACCCGCGCCTCCGGCCAGGGCGACAGCTTTGCAGTGCTGGAGCAGCGCATTGCGGCGCTCACCGCGGCGCTGGAAACCCGCGAGCGGCCCCAGCCATCCGAAAGCACCGAGCATCTCGAATCCGCCATCCGCGCGCTGTCGGACCGCTTCGACCGCATGCAGGTCGGCAACGATTCGGCCTCGACCTTCGCGCATCTCGAGCAGCGTGTCTCGTATTTGCTGGAGCGGATCGAAGCCGCCTCCGACCCGCGCAACGGCAATTTGAGCCGCGTCGAGGACGGGCTGCACGACATTCTGCGGCACCTGGAGCGGCAGCAGGCGACTTACTCCGCGCTGGCGGAGAGCCGCAGCTCGGCGCCGCCGGCCGATTCCGGAATGGTCGATCTCGTCAAGCGCGAGCTGTCCGACATCCGCTTCAGCCAGGCCGAGACCAACCGCAGCACCCAGGACTCGCTCGACGCCGTCCATAGCGCTCTGGGCCATGTCGTCGATCGCCTCTCCATGATCGAGGGTGATCTGCGCGCGGTGCGCACCGCGCCGCCGGCCGCTGCGCCGCAGCCGATGCCCATGCCGATGGCCGCTCCCATTGATGCTTCCATGGAGCCCGCGCCGGTCGCGCGTGAGCCGCGGCCGCAGGCACAGCAGCCGAAATACGATCCCAAGCCCGAGCTTCCGAATCCCGCCGCGCAGCAACAGGCACAAGCCGCCTTCGCCGCCGCGCCGCGCGAATTCCATGCCGCTGCCCCCGCCGCGCCGCCGCCGGTGCCGGCGCCGATGGCGGCGCAAGTCGCACCACCCTTGCCGCCGCGCGCGATCAGCGAGATCCTGGAGCCGCACACGGCGCCAGCGCGCGCCGCGCTCGCGCCGGAATTGCCGCCGGATCATCCGCTCGAGCCGGGCACACGGCCGGGCGGACGCGCCGCCACGCCGTCGGAGCGCATCGCCGCCTCCGAGAGCGCGATCAGCGGCATTCCCGCTGCTGCGAAGGAGCCGGTCTCGTCGTCGAGCTTCATCGCGGCCGCCCGCCGCGCCGCCCAGGCCGCCGCCACGCAGCCGGAAAAGCCGGCTCGCGGTGCCAAGGCCGGTGCCGATCGCACCAAGGACAAGGGCAAGGACGGCGGCTCGACCATCACCTCGAAGATTCGCTCGCTGCTGGTCGGCGCGAGCGTGGTCGTGATCGTGCTCGGCACCTTCAAGATGGCGATGAATCTGCTCGAAGGCAGCAGCGCGCCGCCGGCGCCGCAGGCCATGGAGAATACGTCCAGCCAGCCCGCGCCGCAGGCGCCGCCGCCGGTGATCGAGAACAAGCCCGCCACGCCCGAGCAGGTCACGCCATCGATGACCTCGCCGACGCCGATCGGACGGCAATCCCAGAACAATTCCGCGCCGGCCGCTCCTGCGGCCAACTCGGCTTCGGTTGAAATTCCGACGGCGCCTGCCACGACGGCGCCCGCACCTGCGACCAACAGCGACGTTACCGGTGCGCTGTCGGGCACGAGCCGCGTCAAGCTCGGTCTCATCCAGGTGCCGCCGAGCGAAAAGCTGCCTGACGGCATCGGCGGCCCGGGCTTGCGCACCGCCGCGATGAAGGGCGATGCGACCGCGGCCTACGAGATCGGCTTGCGCTTTGCCGAGGGCAAGGGTGTTGCGACGAATTACGACGAAGCCGCGAAATGGTATGACCGCGCGGCGCAGGCCGGCGTCGTGCCCGCGACCTTCCGCCTCGGCACGCTCTACGAAAAGGGCTTGGGGGTGAAGAAGGACGCCGACATCGCCCGCCGCTACTACACCCAGGCCGCCGAGCGCGGCAACGCCAAGGCGATGCACAATCTCGCCGTGCTCGACGCCGACGGCGGCGGACGCGGCGCCAACTACAAGAGCGCGGCGCAGTGGTTCCGGAAAGCGGCCGATCGCGGCGTCGCCGACAGCCAGTTCAACCTCGGCATCCTCTATGCCCGCGGCATCGGCGTCGAGCAGAACCTTGCCGAGTCCTACAAATGGTTCAGCCTGGCAGCCGCTCAGGGCGATGCGGATGCGTCCGGCAAGCGCGACGACGTCGCCAAACGTCTCGACCCGCAATCGCTCGCCGCCGCCAAGCTCGCGATCCAGACCTTCAGCGCCGAACCGCAGCCGGATGATGCAGTCAACGTTCCGGCCCCGAACGGCGGCTGGGACAGCGCGCCGCAGGCGAATGCAAAGCCCGCTCCGAAGGCGGTAGCAACAAAGCGCTCGGCCTCGGCGGCGCACTGA
- a CDS encoding sulfite exporter TauE/SafE family protein, with product MQLYLPIADLPVNVFLVLAMGAAVGFVSGMFGIGGGFLMTPLLIFIGITPAVAVASVTSHIAASSFSGALSYWRRRAIDPALASVLLCGGVTGTALGVWTFTQLRALGQLDLMIALSYVVLLTTVGSLMFSEGLRALMRTRRGAQPPRRTHNWIHGLPLKMRFKRSKIYLSVIPVVIVGIMIGFIGAIMGIGGGFILVPIMIYLLRVPTSTVIGTSMVLTLVTMLFATMLHAVTNHLVDAVLALILMVGGVTGAQFGVRAGQKIRGEQLRLLLGLLILSVGVRFAIELVIRPEDLFTIRELGAS from the coding sequence ATGCAGCTCTATCTTCCGATCGCCGATCTTCCGGTCAACGTCTTCCTGGTGCTCGCCATGGGCGCTGCGGTCGGCTTCGTCTCGGGCATGTTCGGGATCGGCGGCGGCTTCCTGATGACGCCGCTCCTGATCTTCATCGGCATCACGCCGGCGGTCGCGGTCGCCTCCGTCACGAGCCACATCGCGGCCTCCTCCTTTTCCGGCGCGCTGTCTTATTGGCGGCGGCGCGCGATCGATCCGGCGCTTGCGAGCGTTCTGCTCTGCGGCGGCGTGACAGGGACCGCGCTCGGCGTGTGGACCTTCACGCAGCTGCGCGCACTCGGCCAGCTCGATCTGATGATCGCGCTCTCTTACGTGGTGCTGCTCACCACCGTCGGCAGCCTGATGTTCTCCGAAGGCCTGCGCGCCCTGATGCGGACCCGGCGCGGCGCGCAGCCGCCGCGACGCACCCACAATTGGATCCACGGCCTGCCGCTGAAGATGCGGTTCAAGCGCTCCAAGATCTATCTCTCGGTCATCCCCGTGGTGATCGTCGGCATCATGATCGGCTTCATCGGCGCCATCATGGGAATCGGCGGCGGCTTCATCCTGGTGCCGATCATGATCTACCTGCTGAGGGTGCCGACCTCGACGGTGATCGGAACCTCGATGGTCCTGACGCTCGTCACGATGCTGTTCGCGACCATGCTGCATGCGGTGACCAACCACCTCGTCGACGCCGTGCTGGCGCTGATCCTGATGGTTGGCGGCGTCACCGGCGCGCAGTTCGGCGTCCGTGCCGGGCAGAAGATCCGCGGCGAGCAGCTGCGGCTGCTGCTCGGCCTTCTGATCCTCTCGGTCGGCGTCCGCTTCGCGATCGAGCTGGTGATCCGGCCCGAGGATCTCTTCACCATCCGTGAGCTCGGAGCGAGCTGA
- a CDS encoding glycogen/starch/alpha-glucan phosphorylase yields the protein MQDQSFQPSSPAPGQPIDELALAEIKSAILAKLRLAIGKDAGMATKHDWYQAAALTLRDRIVHRWLTAEKHSYDAGRKRVYYLSLEFLIGRLFSDALNNMGLLKIFEVALGDLGVSLPELRKCEPDAALGNGGLGRLAACFMESMATLSIPAIGYGIRYDYGLFRQIINQGWQQEYPDEWLSFGNPWELQRPEVIYDINFGGGVEHVDDKGRDRAIWHPAETVQAIAYDTPIVGWRGQHVNALRLWSARSPDPLKLDAFNKGDYVSASAEQSRAEAICKFLYPNDESPAGRELRLRQEYFFVSASLQDLIKRHLGSDGQLRSLSSKVAVQLNDTHPSLAVTELMRILVDLHNFRWDEAWKITVATLSYTNHTLLPEALETWPVELFERLLPRHLEIIYRINVQHLALAEARCPGDIDFRASVSLIDEKSGRRVRMGQLAFVGSHRINGVSGMHSDLMRETVFHDLNHLYPGRITNKTNGITFRRWLMLANPKLTDLLRETCGEAVLDDPTQLSLIEARASDVEFQKKFRAVKLHNKTALARLIGERLGIKVDPTALFDVQIKRIHEYKRQLLNVIETVALYQAIKDDPTGNWVPRVKIFAGKAAASYKYAKLIIKLINDVAEAVNNDPAISGKLKVVFLPDYNVSLAEVIIPAADLSEQISTAGMEASGTGNMKLALNGAITIGTLDGANIEIRDHVGAENIAIFGMEAGDVMIRRKQGLDASDVIRNSPKLQRAINAIRAGEFSPGDPGRFESIAHALRYLDHYMVSADFDSYYETQRAVDARWLVSPAWTRASILNVARMAWFSSDRTIREYAEEIWNVPVNPTTPQLPNLRDVAG from the coding sequence TTGCAAGATCAATCGTTCCAGCCCAGTTCTCCCGCGCCGGGGCAGCCCATCGACGAACTCGCGCTGGCTGAGATCAAGAGCGCGATCTTGGCGAAGCTGCGCCTTGCCATCGGCAAGGATGCCGGCATGGCAACCAAGCACGACTGGTATCAGGCCGCTGCGCTCACGCTGCGCGACCGCATCGTGCATCGCTGGCTCACCGCCGAGAAGCACAGCTACGACGCGGGGCGCAAGCGCGTCTATTATCTCTCGCTCGAATTCCTGATCGGCCGCCTCTTCAGCGACGCGCTCAACAATATGGGTCTCCTGAAGATCTTCGAAGTCGCGCTCGGCGATCTCGGCGTCTCGCTGCCGGAGCTGCGCAAATGCGAGCCGGACGCCGCGCTCGGCAATGGCGGCCTGGGGCGCCTTGCCGCCTGCTTCATGGAGAGCATGGCGACGCTGTCGATCCCCGCGATCGGCTACGGCATCCGCTACGATTACGGCCTGTTCCGCCAGATCATCAATCAGGGCTGGCAGCAGGAATATCCCGACGAATGGCTGAGCTTCGGCAATCCCTGGGAATTGCAGCGCCCCGAGGTGATCTACGACATCAATTTCGGCGGCGGCGTCGAGCATGTCGACGACAAGGGCCGCGACCGCGCGATCTGGCATCCGGCCGAGACCGTGCAGGCGATCGCCTATGACACGCCGATCGTCGGCTGGCGCGGCCAGCACGTCAACGCGCTCCGCCTGTGGTCGGCGCGCTCGCCCGATCCGCTGAAGCTCGATGCCTTCAACAAGGGCGACTATGTCAGCGCCAGCGCCGAGCAGTCGCGCGCCGAAGCGATCTGCAAATTCCTCTATCCGAACGACGAGAGCCCGGCGGGGCGCGAGCTGCGGCTGCGCCAGGAATATTTCTTCGTTTCAGCCTCGCTTCAGGATCTCATCAAGCGGCATCTTGGGTCCGACGGCCAGCTGCGCAGCCTGTCGTCCAAGGTCGCGGTGCAGCTCAACGACACCCATCCGAGCCTCGCCGTCACCGAACTGATGCGCATCCTCGTCGACCTCCACAATTTCCGCTGGGACGAGGCCTGGAAGATCACGGTCGCCACGCTCTCCTATACCAACCACACGCTTCTGCCCGAGGCGCTGGAGACCTGGCCGGTCGAGCTGTTCGAGCGGCTGTTGCCGCGGCATCTGGAGATCATCTACCGCATCAACGTGCAGCATCTGGCGCTTGCGGAGGCGCGCTGCCCGGGCGACATCGACTTCCGGGCCTCGGTGTCGCTGATCGACGAGAAGAGCGGGCGCCGCGTGCGCATGGGCCAGCTCGCCTTCGTCGGCTCGCACCGCATCAACGGCGTTTCGGGGATGCATTCGGACTTGATGCGCGAGACCGTGTTCCACGACCTCAACCATCTCTATCCCGGCCGCATCACCAACAAGACCAACGGCATCACCTTCCGCCGCTGGCTGATGCTGGCCAACCCGAAGCTGACCGATCTGTTGCGCGAGACCTGCGGCGAGGCCGTGCTCGACGATCCGACCCAGCTCTCACTGATCGAGGCCCGCGCCAGCGACGTCGAATTCCAGAAGAAATTCCGCGCCGTCAAGCTCCACAACAAGACCGCGCTGGCGCGCCTGATCGGCGAGCGGCTCGGCATCAAGGTCGACCCGACCGCGCTGTTCGATGTGCAGATCAAGCGCATCCACGAATACAAACGCCAGCTCCTCAACGTCATCGAGACGGTCGCGCTGTATCAGGCGATCAAGGACGACCCCACCGGCAATTGGGTGCCGCGGGTGAAGATCTTCGCCGGCAAGGCGGCGGCGAGCTACAAATACGCCAAGCTGATCATCAAGCTGATCAACGACGTCGCGGAAGCCGTCAACAACGATCCCGCGATCAGCGGCAAGCTCAAGGTCGTTTTCCTGCCCGACTACAATGTCAGCCTGGCCGAGGTGATCATTCCCGCGGCCGACCTCTCCGAGCAGATCTCGACGGCCGGCATGGAAGCCTCCGGCACCGGCAACATGAAGCTGGCGCTCAACGGCGCCATCACCATCGGCACGCTCGACGGCGCCAATATCGAGATCCGCGACCATGTCGGGGCGGAGAACATCGCGATCTTCGGCATGGAGGCCGGCGACGTGATGATCCGCCGCAAGCAGGGACTGGACGCCTCCGACGTCATCCGCAATTCGCCGAAGCTGCAGCGCGCCATCAATGCGATCCGCGCCGGCGAGTTCTCGCCCGGCGATCCCGGCCGCTTCGAATCCATCGCGCACGCGCTGCGCTATCTCGACCATTACATGGTCAGCGCCGATTTCGATTCCTATTACGAGACACAGCGCGCGGTCGATGCGCGCTGGCTGGTCTCGCCGGCCTGGACGCGCGCCTCCATCCTCAACGTCGCGCGCATGGCGTGGTTCTCCTCGGACCGCACCATCCGCGAATACGCCGAGGAGATCTGGAACGTGCCGGTCAATCCGACCACGCCGCAGCTTCCGAACTTGCGCGACGTCGCAGGCTGA